The Phycisphaerae bacterium DNA segment ATCCACCAGCCCGGCGTGGCCACGCTCGACTTCTTCGAGCCGGACGTCAGTTCGGCTGAGGCGACGATGAACGCCCTCTTCCGCCGGGCGAAAAAACTCGTCGCGGACGGCAAGTTCCTGCTGACCCTCGGCGGCGAACACAGCATCAGTTCGCCGATCATCCGGGCCCACAAGCCGAAGTTCAAAGGCCTCTCGGTTCTGCACATCGACGCCCATCTGGACATGCGCGCCGCGTGGCAGAACAGCCCCTTCTCGCACGCGTGCATCATCCGGCGGGTCCACGAAATGGGCATACCGACGGTCTCGGTCGGCATCCGCAACGTCTCGCAGGAGGAACATCGGTATCTCAAGAAAAGCGGAGCGACGGTGGTCTTCGGCGAGCAGGTCCACCGCGATCGCGAAGGCTCGATCCGCCGGGCGATCGAGGCGCTGTCCGACCAGGTTTACCTGACGATTGACATGGACGGATTCGATCCGGCCTATGCTCCAGGCACGGGGACTCCCGAGCCGGGCGGGTTGGACTGGTACGCGGTCAACGACCTGCTGACCGAGATTGCCCGCACGAGGAC contains these protein-coding regions:
- the speB gene encoding agmatinase, with product MTDSLPLNFLGLPASDADYRRARYVVWPVPYDATVSFRTGSREGPLAIIAASRQTELFDPQLGREIHQPGVATLDFFEPDVSSAEATMNALFRRAKKLVADGKFLLTLGGEHSISSPIIRAHKPKFKGLSVLHIDAHLDMRAAWQNSPFSHACIIRRVHEMGIPTVSVGIRNVSQEEHRYLKKSGATVVFGEQVHRDREGSIRRAIEALSDQVYLTIDMDGFDPAYAPGTGTPEPGGLDWYAVNDLLTEIARTRTIVGADIVETMPAPGQVVTEFLASKLAVRIIALTQMFEKRGRGGK